The segment GCGTCATCCGCATCCTGCCCATGCCCGAGGACGCCACCAGCCAGGTGGTCGTGGTCCGCAAGACCATGGAGCTGACGGTCACCCCCGAGGTGGAGCCCATCGCCTTCAACGCGACCTCCGACGACATCGGGCTGGCCTTCTTCACCCGCCTCTTGGTCAAGGACGGCGAGCGCGTCAAGAATGGCGCGCCCATCGCCAAGACCGAGGTGGTCCTCAAGATCACCGGCGGCCTGGCGCACCTGGCCGGCAAGGTCGAGCTCCCCGAGCTCGGCACCGAGGAGCGCGGCGGCTTCAAGATCACCATCCTGGAGTCCATGAACCTGCGCCGCGACATCCCCGCGCTCGCCAAGCGCGCCGATCAGCGCGAGCAGACGGCCGTGACCTACCTCCTGGTCGAGCCCGGCGCGATCGTCAAGCCCGGCACCACGGTGATCCGGACCGAGATCCTGTCGCACGCCTCGGGCACGGTGCAGTTCCCCGCCGGGGACACCTCGCGCCTGATCATCGTGACCCCCGACCTGGAAGCGGCCGTCAAGGTTGCCAAGCCTGGCGTCGAGGATGGTTCGTTCGTCCAGGAAGGCGCCGACCTCGGTGGCGGCGTGCTTGCGCCCGTCTCGGGCAAGGTGCGCCTCGCGGACGGCACGGTCTACATCCGTCACGCTCGCCCCTACCTCATCTCGATGGGCACCCAGCTGCTCACCGACGACGGGGACATGGTGATGCGCGGCGAGACCCTCGCCACCCTCATCTACGACCGCGTCAAGACCGGGGACATCATCCAGGGTCTGCCCCGCGTCGAAGAGCTGCTCGAGGGCCGCAAGCCCAAGGAGAGCGCCCTCATCGCCGAGCACGGCGGTGTGGTCAAGCTCCTGTCGGATCCCGACGAGGCGACCAAGGTCTACGTGGTCACCGAGACGGGTGAGGAAGAGTACGCCTTGCCCCCGGGCAGCCGCCTGGTGGTCAACGACGGCGAGACGATCGAGGCCGGCGATCTGCTGACCGAAGGTCCCGTCAACCCCCACGACGTCCTGCGCATCATGGGCGTCGAGGCGGTCCAGAAGTACCTGGTCGACGAGGTCCAGATGGTCTACCGTTCGCAGGGCGTCGAGATCGGCGACAAGCACGTGGAGGTCATCGTCCGTCAGATGTCCCGCAAGATGCGGGTCGACGATCCGGGCGACACCACCATGCTGCCCGGCGAGCTCGTCGACTCCCTCGACGTGGAGCGCCTGCAGGCCGAGGCCCTGGAGCGCCAGGGCACTCAGGCGGTCGTGCACCCGATCCTCTTGGGTATCACGAAGGCCTCGCTCAACACCGAGAGCTTCGTGTCCGCCGCCTCCTTCCAGGAGACGACCCGCGTCCTCACCGAGGCCGCGATCGAAGGGAAGAAGGACTGGCTGCACGGTCTCAAGGAGAACGTGGTCATCGGTCGCCTGATCCCGGCCGGTACCGGCTTCTTCCAGGTTGAAGAGGAGCCCGAGGCGCCGATCGCCGAACCGATGCTCATCGGTTCGCCCGAAAGCCTCTCGTAGTGCGATCGGGAGCGGGGCCATGGGTTGACTCCTTGGCCTCGCTCCCGTATACTCCGTGATCGCGCCATTAGTATTAAAGTTAGATTAAACATCCACACGCGTTTTGGATTACTTTTGGAGGTAAATCCGTTGCCCACGATCAGTCAGCTTGTTCGTAACGAGCGAGAGAAGGTCCTCTACAAGACCAAGTCCCCGGCGCTTCAGGCTTGCCCGCAGCGTCGCGGCGTTTGCACCCGTGTCTACACGACCACGCCCAAGAAGCCCAACTCGGCGCTCCGCAAGGTCGCCCGCGTCAAGCTGACGAACCAGATCGAGGTCACCAGCTACATCCCTGGCGTCGGCCACAACCTGCAGGAGCACTCGGTGGTGCTGATCCGCGGCGGCCGTGTCAAGGACCTGCCTGGTGTTCGCTACCACATCGTGCGTGGCACGCTCGATACCTCCGGGGTCAAGGACCGCAAGCAGGCCCGTTCGAAGTACGGTGCCAAGCGTCCGAAGCCCGGCCAGGCCGCTGCCGCCGGCAAGAAGAAGTAGTTTTTAAAAGGAGA is part of the bacterium genome and harbors:
- a CDS encoding 30S ribosomal protein S12, yielding MPTISQLVRNEREKVLYKTKSPALQACPQRRGVCTRVYTTTPKKPNSALRKVARVKLTNQIEVTSYIPGVGHNLQEHSVVLIRGGRVKDLPGVRYHIVRGTLDTSGVKDRKQARSKYGAKRPKPGQAAAAGKKK